A stretch of the Rhodospirillales bacterium genome encodes the following:
- a CDS encoding glycerol-3-phosphate dehydrogenase: MSEGGLGAPVRHPIDWHNPDFYDEAKLDEELRRVFDICHGCRRCFNLCDSFPQLFDLIDESDSGELDSVASKDFKPVVDACTLCDMCYMTKCPYVPPHEFNLDFPHLMLRYRAVELKKGDIGFAARQLTETDRNGRMARFVAGLANWATSTKNWLTRPLLRLIAGVSAKVEMPKCFSKTFGDRARASSVAINTTAPGYGRKVVLFTTCFVNYNNPGIGEAVRLVLARNGVEMEVGYPGCCGMPQLEHGDLARVAKNAKAAALYFAPWIEKGYDIIAPTPSCALMLKFEWPLIVAVDDPDRDAVMALSGATRDISEYIVDIAENEGLAPGMSSVPGGVTLHLACHARAQNMGPKAAQMLKFIPEIDVSVIERCSGHGGSWGIMDENFDTALKVGRPVARKALEAENAYVASECPLAGKHVVQGMEMLDGGVAPESGTTHPIEIMAQSYGHADRDD, translated from the coding sequence ATGAGCGAAGGTGGTTTGGGCGCACCCGTGCGTCACCCAATAGATTGGCACAACCCGGATTTTTACGACGAAGCAAAGCTGGACGAAGAGCTGCGCCGTGTGTTCGATATTTGTCATGGGTGTCGGCGCTGTTTTAACCTGTGTGATTCGTTCCCCCAATTGTTTGATCTGATTGATGAATCAGATAGTGGTGAGCTGGATTCGGTTGCCAGCAAAGATTTCAAACCCGTGGTCGATGCCTGCACCCTGTGTGACATGTGTTACATGACCAAATGCCCTTACGTGCCACCCCATGAATTTAATCTGGATTTTCCGCACCTTATGCTGCGCTATCGCGCGGTTGAATTGAAAAAGGGGGACATTGGATTTGCCGCCCGGCAATTGACAGAAACCGATCGCAATGGCCGCATGGCCCGGTTTGTGGCGGGGCTGGCCAATTGGGCAACCTCAACCAAAAACTGGCTAACCCGCCCATTATTGCGGTTGATCGCAGGTGTTTCTGCAAAGGTTGAAATGCCCAAATGTTTCAGCAAAACATTTGGCGATCGCGCGCGTGCATCATCGGTGGCTATTAATACAACCGCCCCCGGATATGGGCGCAAGGTGGTTTTGTTTACCACCTGTTTTGTGAATTATAACAATCCAGGCATCGGTGAAGCGGTGCGTTTGGTTCTGGCGCGCAATGGCGTTGAAATGGAAGTGGGCTATCCGGGATGTTGCGGGATGCCGCAACTGGAACATGGTGATCTGGCCCGGGTTGCAAAAAATGCAAAGGCCGCTGCCCTCTATTTTGCCCCGTGGATTGAAAAGGGCTATGACATTATCGCGCCCACGCCATCATGTGCGTTAATGCTGAAATTTGAATGGCCCCTGATCGTGGCTGTTGATGATCCAGATCGTGACGCGGTGATGGCGTTGTCTGGGGCGACCCGCGATATTTCTGAATACATTGTCGATATTGCAGAAAACGAAGGCCTTGCCCCCGGCATGTCCTCGGTACCGGGTGGGGTTACCCTGCATCTCGCCTGTCACGCACGCGCTCAAAACATGGGGCCAAAAGCCGCGCAAATGCTTAAATTTATTCCCGAAATAGATGTTTCCGTGATTGAGCGTTGCTCTGGCCATGGCGGCAGTTGGGGTATTATGGATGAAAATTTTGATACGGCCCTGAAGGTTGGGCGTCCCGTGGCCCGCAAAGCGTTAGAGGCAGAAAATGCATATGTTGCCTCAGAATGCCCCTTGGCTGGCAAGCACGTGGTTCAGGGGATGGAGATGTTAGACGGTGGGGTTGCCCCGGAATCAGGGACCACCCATCCAATAGAAATTATGGCGCAGTCCTATGGCCATGCAGATAGGGACGATTAA
- a CDS encoding rubrerythrin yields MPALKGTKTEENLKAAFAGESQANRRYLYFAQKADVEGYNDVSTVFRSTAEGETGHAHGHLEYLEETGDPATGEPIGNTSANLKASVAGETHEYTDMYPSMAKAARDEGFDEIADWFETLAKAEKSHAGRFQKALDTLG; encoded by the coding sequence ATGCCCGCACTGAAGGGAACCAAAACCGAAGAAAACCTGAAGGCCGCCTTTGCCGGCGAATCCCAGGCCAACCGCCGCTATCTCTATTTTGCACAGAAGGCCGATGTGGAAGGTTACAACGACGTTTCTACCGTTTTCCGTTCCACCGCCGAAGGCGAAACGGGCCATGCGCACGGCCATCTGGAATATCTGGAAGAAACCGGTGATCCTGCAACGGGCGAACCCATTGGCAATACGTCTGCTAATCTGAAGGCATCTGTTGCCGGTGAAACCCATGAATACACAGACATGTATCCATCCATGGCCAAAGCCGCACGCGACGAAGGCTTTGATGAAATTGCTGACTGGTTTGAAACTCTGGCAAAGGCTGAAAAGTCCCATGCCGGCCGGTTCCAGAAAGCGCTCGATACCCTCGGTTAA
- a CDS encoding transcriptional repressor — MNNDPKNRPYADVLDVLKRCDLRPTRQRMALARLLSDAGDCHLTAEQLYDRAQKANIRVSLATIYNTLHQFTRAGMLREIVVDTGRSYFDTNTTEHHHFFFEDRAELEDISGGDVVIASMPKPPKGTEVERIDVVIRVRNS; from the coding sequence ATGAATAATGACCCTAAAAACCGTCCCTATGCGGATGTTTTGGATGTTTTAAAGCGGTGCGATCTTCGGCCAACGCGCCAGCGCATGGCCTTGGCCAGACTCTTAAGCGATGCGGGCGATTGCCATCTGACTGCCGAACAGCTTTATGATCGTGCCCAAAAAGCCAATATCCGTGTTTCATTGGCGACCATTTACAACACCTTGCACCAATTTACCCGCGCCGGGATGTTGCGCGAAATTGTTGTGGATACGGGCCGTTCTTACTTTGATACCAACACAACCGAGCATCATCATTTCTTCTTTGAAGACCGCGCAGAACTGGAAGACATCAGTGGCGGTGATGTGGTGATTGCATCAATGCCAAAACCCCCAAAGGGGACAGAGGTGGAACGAATTGATGTGGTCATCCGGGTCCGTAATTCCTGA
- a CDS encoding nitronate monooxygenase has translation MKPLQPLMISGKEVMPLVEGGKGVAVSNGITSGAWAASGGIGTISGVNADSYDDDGAVIPPVFLGKTRRERHEELIVNGIRGGLTQVKIAHEMQGGEGRIHMNILWEMGGAEEILKGILDSAKGMVHGVTCGAGMPYRLAEICAEYGVYYYPIVSSARAFRALWKRAYHKNAQWLGGVVYEDPWKAGGHNGLSNVEDPEIPENPMPRVMDLRKLMVECGLDSTPIVMAGGVWALQEWEDWLDNPDLGPMAFQFGTRPLLTKESPISDAWKTRLLTLKEGDVYLNHFSPTGFYSSAVRNTFLDELKTRSERQVAYSTKADGDLNTAFAVGARGREVFLAASDKPSAEGWVAEGYTDVLRTPDSTLIFVTPDRSHKIRRDQIECMGCLSACHFSNWSQNESGTTGRKADPRSFCIQKTLQAVSHTSDIENELMFSGHNAYRFKSDPFYANGFIPTVRELFERIVSGQ, from the coding sequence ATGAAGCCTTTGCAGCCACTGATGATTTCTGGAAAAGAGGTTATGCCTCTGGTGGAAGGCGGTAAGGGTGTTGCCGTGTCCAATGGCATTACCTCTGGTGCATGGGCAGCATCGGGTGGCATTGGCACGATTTCAGGGGTCAACGCAGATTCGTACGATGACGATGGCGCTGTCATCCCCCCTGTTTTTCTCGGCAAGACCCGGCGCGAACGTCACGAAGAACTGATCGTCAATGGTATTCGGGGCGGCCTGACACAGGTAAAAATTGCCCATGAAATGCAAGGCGGCGAAGGCCGTATCCACATGAACATCCTGTGGGAAATGGGTGGCGCTGAAGAAATTTTAAAGGGCATTCTAGACAGTGCAAAAGGCATGGTCCACGGGGTTACCTGTGGCGCTGGCATGCCGTACCGGTTGGCAGAAATCTGTGCTGAATACGGGGTTTATTACTATCCCATCGTTTCTTCGGCCCGGGCCTTCAGGGCGCTGTGGAAAAGGGCGTATCACAAGAATGCCCAATGGTTGGGTGGCGTTGTTTATGAAGACCCCTGGAAGGCCGGTGGCCATAATGGGTTGTCCAATGTTGAAGACCCCGAAATACCTGAAAATCCGATGCCACGGGTTATGGATCTGCGGAAATTGATGGTGGAGTGTGGCCTGGATTCTACGCCGATTGTTATGGCAGGTGGTGTTTGGGCGCTTCAGGAATGGGAAGACTGGTTGGATAATCCTGATCTTGGCCCCATGGCCTTTCAGTTTGGGACACGGCCGCTTTTAACAAAAGAAAGCCCGATTTCTGATGCCTGGAAAACTCGGCTTCTGACGCTGAAAGAAGGGGATGTTTACCTCAACCACTTCAGCCCAACCGGATTTTATTCTTCTGCCGTCAGAAACACATTTTTAGACGAACTCAAAACCCGCTCAGAGCGCCAGGTTGCATATTCCACCAAAGCGGATGGCGATCTTAATACGGCATTTGCTGTCGGTGCCAGGGGCCGCGAAGTCTTTTTGGCCGCATCTGATAAACCTTCGGCCGAAGGGTGGGTGGCAGAAGGCTACACCGATGTTTTGCGCACCCCTGATTCAACCCTGATTTTTGTGACGCCAGATCGATCGCATAAAATTAGGCGGGATCAAATTGAATGTATGGGCTGTCTCAGTGCATGCCATTTTTCCAATTGGTCACAAAATGAATCGGGGACGACCGGGCGCAAGGCTGATCCCAGATCTTTTTGCATCCAGAAAACCCTGCAAGCCGTCAGTCATACCTCGGACATTGAAAACGAGTTGATGTTTTCGGGCCATAATGCCTATCGCTTCAAAAGCGACCCTTTTTACGCCAACGGGTTTATTCCTACGGTCAGGGAACTGTTCGAGCGGATTGTTTCTGGCCAATAG
- the pnp gene encoding polyribonucleotide nucleotidyltransferase, which produces MFNVVKKEINWGGRTLTLETGRVARQADCAVLATYGETTVLCTAVAQREPKQGIDFFPLTINYQEKAFAAGKIPGGFFKREGRPSEKETLTSRLIDRPIRPLFHPQFRNETQVICTVIAHDLENDPDMVALVGASAALTLSGIPFMGPLGAARVGYIDGEFVLNPLTDQMEDSILDLAVAGTQEGVLMVESEAEELSEEVMLNAVMFGHRGFQPVINAIIEMAEEAAKEPWPTTEVPPEQAVVASRVRELAEEGLRAAYSEPDKSKRVIAIDQAKATAMDTMKDDEDMSGDMVKGAFKKLEKDIVRNAILDSGIRIDGRDTKTVRPITCEVGVLPRAHGSALFTRGETQVLNVTTLGTGQDEQIIDALDGDYREHFLLHYNFPPYSVGEASFLRSPGRREIGHGKLAWRAVHPMLPSKEEFPYTMRVVSEVTESNGSSSMATVCGTALSMMDAGVPLKKPVAGIAMGLIKEDDRYAVLSDILGDEDHLGDMDFKVAGTDEGITSLQMDIKITSITEEIMQIALGQAREGRLHILGEMSKALSSGREEVSGNAPRITAFQIPKDKIRDVIGTGGKVIREICETTGAKIDIEDDGTIKVAAVDGEAADRAIEWVKSIVAEPEVGVIYTGKVVKVVDFGAFVNFLGNRDGLVHISELAEGRTNKVTDVINEGDQVKVKVLGIDDRGKVRLSMRVVNQETGEDLSEDAADTPAAE; this is translated from the coding sequence ATGTTTAATGTTGTAAAGAAGGAAATAAATTGGGGTGGGCGCACGCTGACACTGGAAACTGGCCGCGTTGCGCGCCAGGCTGATTGTGCAGTTTTGGCGACCTACGGAGAAACCACGGTACTGTGTACCGCCGTTGCCCAGAGAGAACCGAAACAAGGAATCGATTTTTTCCCCCTGACAATTAATTATCAGGAAAAGGCATTTGCCGCGGGTAAAATTCCCGGCGGCTTTTTCAAGCGCGAAGGGCGGCCTTCAGAAAAGGAAACCCTGACATCGCGATTGATTGATCGCCCGATCCGTCCCCTGTTTCACCCGCAATTCCGTAACGAGACCCAGGTCATTTGTACGGTTATTGCCCATGATCTTGAAAACGATCCGGATATGGTGGCACTTGTTGGTGCATCTGCGGCACTCACCCTTTCAGGAATTCCCTTCATGGGACCCCTGGGCGCTGCTCGGGTTGGTTATATTGATGGCGAATTTGTGCTCAACCCCCTGACGGATCAGATGGAAGATTCCATTCTTGATCTTGCCGTTGCTGGCACTCAGGAAGGCGTTTTGATGGTTGAATCCGAAGCCGAAGAATTGAGCGAAGAGGTCATGTTGAACGCGGTGATGTTTGGTCATCGTGGGTTCCAGCCGGTTATCAACGCCATTATTGAGATGGCCGAAGAAGCCGCCAAGGAACCTTGGCCAACAACAGAAGTCCCTCCAGAACAGGCAGTTGTTGCATCTAGGGTTCGTGAACTGGCCGAAGAAGGTCTGCGCGCAGCGTATTCTGAGCCTGACAAAAGCAAGCGTGTTATTGCCATTGATCAGGCCAAGGCCACAGCCATGGACACTATGAAAGATGACGAAGATATGTCTGGCGACATGGTCAAGGGTGCCTTTAAGAAGCTTGAAAAAGACATTGTGCGTAACGCCATTTTGGATTCAGGCATTCGTATTGATGGGCGTGATACCAAAACCGTGCGGCCAATTACTTGCGAAGTGGGTGTTTTGCCCCGGGCGCACGGCAGCGCATTGTTCACCCGTGGTGAAACCCAGGTTCTGAACGTCACAACGCTCGGCACTGGCCAGGATGAACAGATCATCGATGCCCTGGATGGGGATTATCGGGAACATTTTCTTCTGCATTACAATTTCCCGCCTTATTCGGTTGGCGAAGCAAGTTTCTTGCGCTCTCCGGGTCGTCGTGAAATTGGCCATGGTAAACTGGCATGGCGCGCAGTGCATCCAATGCTGCCCAGCAAGGAAGAATTCCCCTATACCATGCGGGTGGTTTCAGAAGTTACCGAATCCAATGGTTCGTCTTCTATGGCAACCGTGTGTGGCACGGCACTTTCCATGATGGATGCAGGTGTGCCGCTGAAAAAGCCGGTCGCTGGCATCGCCATGGGCCTGATCAAGGAAGATGATCGCTATGCGGTTCTGTCGGATATTCTGGGTGATGAAGATCATCTGGGCGATATGGATTTCAAGGTGGCAGGGACCGATGAAGGCATTACCAGCCTGCAGATGGACATCAAGATTACGTCCATCACGGAAGAAATCATGCAAATCGCTCTGGGCCAGGCCCGGGAAGGTCGTCTGCATATTCTTGGCGAAATGTCGAAAGCACTTTCTTCTGGTCGTGAAGAGGTATCGGGCAATGCGCCCCGTATTACCGCCTTCCAGATTCCCAAGGACAAAATCCGTGATGTCATCGGTACTGGCGGCAAGGTTATTCGTGAAATCTGCGAAACCACAGGCGCCAAGATCGACATTGAAGATGATGGCACCATCAAGGTTGCTGCCGTTGACGGTGAAGCGGCGGACCGGGCCATTGAATGGGTCAAGTCCATCGTTGCAGAACCCGAAGTGGGCGTGATCTATACGGGCAAGGTGGTCAAGGTTGTCGATTTCGGCGCCTTTGTTAATTTCCTTGGCAACCGTGATGGTCTTGTCCATATCAGCGAATTGGCCGAAGGGCGCACCAACAAGGTCACGGATGTGATCAATGAAGGTGACCAGGTCAAGGTTAAGGTTCTGGGTATTGATGATCGTGGGAAAGTACGGTTGTCCATGCGCGTTGTTAATCAGGAAACCGGCGAGGATCTTTCTGAAGATGCCGCCGATACGCCTGCAGCTGAGTAA
- the rpsO gene encoding 30S ribosomal protein S15 — protein MSITPEKKAELVGEYATGSTDTGSPEVQVAILSERITNLTEHLQEHKHDHHSRRGLLIMVSKRRRLLDYLKSKNEDRYQTLIKRLGLRR, from the coding sequence ATGTCGATTACACCAGAAAAGAAAGCCGAACTGGTTGGCGAATATGCGACCGGTTCCACTGATACAGGTTCCCCAGAAGTCCAGGTTGCCATCCTTTCGGAGCGCATTACAAACCTGACAGAACATCTGCAGGAACATAAACACGATCACCATTCCCGACGTGGCCTGCTCATCATGGTGAGCAAGCGGCGCCGCCTGTTGGATTATTTGAAATCAAAGAACGAAGACAGATACCAGACTCTGATTAAGCGCTTAGGTTTGCGCCGCTGA
- the truB gene encoding tRNA pseudouridine(55) synthase TruB, with amino-acid sequence MGRRRKPPVGARPLNGWVIVDKPIGISSAGVVSRLRAALKPMRIGHGGTLDPLASGVLPVALGEATKTVSYIMDGTKTYHFTILFGESRDTGDGEGKVTETSTVRPETAAIEAILGQFIGVIEQVPPKYSAIKINGKRAYDLARLGEAVEIPSRMVEIKALTLISRPDPDHVALELVCGKGTYVRSLAQDLAVALGSVGHVAELRRTQVGPFGINAAIGLDNLCTLGHSARDFEYLHPIETVLDDIPALALTGDEAAAMRQGQSVKVFGTRDNDPTTLSDGAVVCAMDGTKLVALARICSGEVHPVRVLNL; translated from the coding sequence ATGGGGCGTAGGCGCAAACCCCCGGTTGGTGCGCGCCCCTTAAATGGATGGGTTATTGTCGACAAACCCATCGGGATCAGCTCGGCTGGTGTTGTTTCCCGCCTGCGGGCTGCGCTAAAGCCCATGCGAATTGGTCACGGGGGAACCCTTGATCCTTTGGCCAGTGGCGTATTGCCCGTGGCCCTTGGGGAAGCGACCAAGACGGTGTCTTACATCATGGATGGGACCAAAACGTATCATTTCACGATTCTGTTTGGGGAAAGCCGTGATACCGGGGATGGTGAGGGCAAAGTGACCGAAACCAGCACCGTGCGGCCTGAAACGGCGGCTATTGAGGCCATTTTGGGCCAATTTATCGGCGTTATTGAACAGGTGCCCCCCAAATATTCGGCCATCAAAATCAATGGAAAGCGCGCCTACGATCTGGCCCGCTTGGGTGAAGCGGTCGAAATACCCTCCAGAATGGTTGAAATTAAGGCTTTAACGCTGATTTCCCGTCCTGATCCCGACCATGTGGCGCTGGAATTGGTCTGTGGAAAGGGGACATATGTCCGCTCATTAGCACAGGATTTGGCGGTAGCCTTGGGCAGTGTTGGGCATGTAGCAGAGCTTCGGCGAACCCAGGTTGGACCTTTTGGAATAAATGCCGCAATTGGGCTGGATAATCTATGCACTTTGGGGCATAGTGCGCGCGATTTCGAATATCTTCACCCGATCGAGACCGTGCTGGACGACATCCCGGCGCTGGCCCTGACCGGTGACGAAGCCGCTGCAATGAGGCAGGGCCAGTCTGTGAAGGTGTTTGGGACACGGGATAATGATCCCACCACGCTTTCCGACGGTGCTGTTGTTTGTGCCATGGACGGGACAAAGCTTGTTGCCTTGGCCCGCATATGTTCAGGCGAAGTACACCCGGTGCGTGTTTTAAACCTTTAA
- the rbfA gene encoding 30S ribosome-binding factor RbfA produces MKHAQNNVPSHAPSQRQLRVGEELRHTLVNVIRQGHFHDPDLFDAAITVTEVRISPDLKNATAYVTPLGGGDMEKTVAALNRAVGYFHREIARQIALRFVPRLSFVPDTSFDYSSRIDALLNSPEVARDILPEDSSESREPEDDSGEKNGA; encoded by the coding sequence ATGAAACACGCACAAAACAATGTACCTTCTCATGCTCCCAGTCAGCGCCAGTTGCGTGTTGGGGAGGAATTGCGTCACACCTTGGTGAATGTCATTCGCCAAGGCCATTTTCACGACCCCGATTTATTTGATGCCGCCATTACCGTGACCGAAGTTCGGATTAGCCCGGATCTCAAGAATGCCACGGCTTATGTGACGCCATTGGGGGGCGGGGACATGGAAAAAACCGTGGCGGCCCTTAATCGTGCAGTGGGATATTTTCATCGGGAAATTGCCCGCCAAATAGCACTTCGGTTCGTGCCCAGGCTTTCTTTCGTCCCCGACACATCGTTTGATTATTCTTCCCGTATTGACGCATTGTTGAACAGCCCGGAGGTCGCCCGCGACATTCTGCCTGAGGACTCATCTGAATCTCGCGAGCCAGAAGACGATTCAGGAGAAAAGAATGGGGCGTAG
- the infB gene encoding translation initiation factor IF-2, protein MTETTKDKKTDKEADKKKPLSISRPGKLELKKTVEQGQIKQSFSHGRTKAVTVEVRKKRTYAPNAGGTMAEVKSQGNPLAAGQDVPAGDEHLTSQEKVVRAKALEGAIIDEERRSREEAARLKEEKKKKAEAAEAKPESKAEAAPDIAALESLAPAEGETARAPRKGKAEAAPRAEVGRVEEEEKAGKKGAKADKGRPALTLRKEDDPRRRGKLTIAKALDDESGERVRSLASVRRARERERRAQAGQARGEAVKIIREVVVPETITVQELSNRMAERAGDVIKKLMGIGVTASITETIDADTAELVIAEFGHVMKRISAADVEEGMGGEEDAPESLKKRPPVVTVMGHVDHGKTSLLDALRKTDVASGESGGITQHIGAYQVTVKSGEKITFLDTPGHEAFTQMRARGAKVTDIVILVVAADDGIMPQTIEAIHHAQAAEVPMIVAINKIDVAGADAERVKIDLLQHDVALEGLGGDVLWIEVSAKEGTNLDKLEEMILLQAEILELKANPDRSAQGIVVEAKVEKGRGNVATALVHRGTLRIGDVFVAGSEWGRVRAISNDHGSKIKLASPSMPVEVLGLNGAPIAGDEFMVVENETKARQIAEYRQRAVRDAAAVAGTRDSVEEMLASIASGEAKELPVVIKADVQGSVEAIVSALGKIGNDEVRANVLHSGVGGINESDITLARASNALVFGFNVRPNPQARVMSERDGVEIRYYSIIYDLTNDVTQALTGMLDPDTKETRLGSAEVREVFSITKVGKIAGCLIADGVVRRGAKVRLLRDSVVIHEGDLETLKHFKDEVKEVRAGSECGMALENYHDIQAGDVIECFEVEQVARTL, encoded by the coding sequence ATGACCGAAACGACCAAAGATAAGAAGACAGACAAGGAAGCGGACAAGAAAAAACCGTTGTCCATTTCTCGTCCTGGCAAGCTTGAGCTTAAGAAAACCGTCGAGCAGGGTCAGATTAAGCAGAGCTTTTCCCATGGCCGCACGAAGGCCGTGACGGTTGAGGTGCGCAAGAAACGCACCTATGCCCCGAATGCTGGCGGCACGATGGCAGAGGTTAAGTCCCAAGGGAATCCTCTGGCAGCAGGCCAAGACGTTCCTGCGGGCGATGAACATCTGACCAGTCAGGAAAAAGTTGTTCGGGCCAAAGCATTGGAAGGCGCGATCATAGACGAAGAACGGCGCAGCCGCGAAGAAGCCGCCCGCCTAAAAGAAGAAAAGAAGAAAAAAGCCGAAGCAGCAGAAGCCAAGCCAGAATCCAAAGCAGAGGCAGCACCTGATATCGCGGCCCTTGAATCTTTGGCGCCTGCAGAAGGAGAAACTGCCAGGGCCCCCCGCAAGGGCAAGGCCGAAGCGGCACCCCGCGCTGAAGTGGGACGTGTTGAAGAAGAAGAAAAAGCAGGGAAAAAGGGTGCAAAGGCTGACAAGGGTCGTCCCGCACTGACCTTGCGCAAGGAAGATGACCCGCGCCGCCGTGGCAAGCTTACCATTGCCAAAGCCCTTGATGATGAAAGTGGCGAGCGCGTTCGATCCCTGGCATCGGTGCGTCGCGCGCGCGAACGGGAACGGCGTGCACAAGCAGGCCAGGCCCGTGGTGAAGCGGTCAAGATTATCCGTGAAGTGGTGGTTCCTGAAACCATTACCGTCCAAGAGCTTTCCAATCGCATGGCGGAACGCGCTGGCGATGTCATTAAAAAGCTTATGGGCATCGGTGTGACGGCGAGCATCACCGAGACCATTGATGCCGATACGGCAGAGCTTGTGATTGCTGAATTCGGCCATGTTATGAAGCGCATCAGTGCTGCGGATGTGGAAGAAGGCATGGGCGGCGAGGAAGACGCCCCTGAATCCCTGAAAAAACGTCCCCCCGTGGTGACCGTGATGGGTCATGTTGATCACGGCAAGACGTCCCTTTTGGATGCATTGCGCAAAACCGATGTTGCATCCGGGGAATCTGGCGGCATTACCCAGCATATTGGTGCCTATCAGGTGACCGTTAAATCAGGTGAAAAAATCACCTTCCTGGATACGCCGGGCCATGAGGCCTTTACGCAAATGCGTGCTCGTGGTGCCAAGGTGACGGATATCGTTATTCTGGTCGTGGCGGCCGATGACGGCATCATGCCACAGACCATTGAAGCCATCCATCATGCCCAGGCGGCAGAAGTGCCGATGATTGTTGCCATCAACAAAATCGATGTTGCCGGTGCTGATGCGGAACGCGTCAAAATAGATCTTTTGCAACATGATGTTGCCCTGGAAGGATTGGGCGGCGATGTTCTGTGGATTGAAGTGTCGGCAAAAGAAGGCACCAATCTGGACAAGCTGGAAGAGATGATTCTTTTGCAGGCAGAAATTCTGGAACTGAAAGCCAACCCGGATCGTTCTGCTCAGGGTATTGTGGTCGAGGCCAAAGTTGAAAAAGGTCGCGGCAATGTTGCGACTGCGTTGGTTCATCGTGGCACGCTTCGGATCGGGGATGTGTTTGTCGCCGGCAGCGAATGGGGCCGAGTACGGGCGATTTCCAATGATCATGGTTCCAAAATTAAACTGGCTTCGCCATCCATGCCTGTTGAAGTTCTGGGGCTTAATGGCGCGCCCATTGCCGGCGATGAATTCATGGTCGTGGAAAATGAGACCAAAGCCCGTCAAATCGCAGAATACCGCCAACGCGCTGTTCGTGATGCGGCGGCTGTTGCTGGCACACGCGATAGCGTTGAAGAGATGCTGGCCTCTATTGCCTCAGGCGAGGCAAAGGAACTTCCGGTTGTTATCAAGGCGGATGTGCAGGGTTCTGTTGAAGCCATTGTTAGCGCCCTTGGAAAAATCGGTAATGACGAAGTGCGGGCGAATGTCTTGCATTCCGGCGTGGGCGGTATCAATGAATCCGACATCACCCTGGCACGGGCTTCTAACGCTTTGGTATTCGGGTTCAACGTTCGTCCTAATCCGCAGGCCCGTGTCATGTCGGAACGTGATGGTGTTGAAATCCGTTATTATTCAATTATCTATGATCTTACCAATGACGTGACCCAGGCCCTGACAGGGATGCTGGACCCCGATACCAAGGAAACCCGTCTTGGCAGTGCAGAGGTCAGAGAGGTCTTTTCCATCACCAAGGTTGGTAAAATTGCGGGTTGTCTTATCGCCGACGGCGTTGTCCGCCGCGGCGCCAAAGTCCGCCTTTTGCGGGATAGTGTGGTCATCCATGAAGGGGATCTTGAAACACTCAAGCATTTCAAGGATGAAGTGAAAGAAGTTCGCGCCGGTTCCGAATGTGGTATGGCTCTGGAAAACTACCACGACATTCAGGCAGGCGACGTGATCGAGTGCTTCGAGGTAGAGCAAGTCGCGCGCACCCTGTAA
- a CDS encoding RNA-binding protein produces the protein MRGTKNKTPQNTAGKASHKGKSEESLRRCLVSGETASRDAMIRFVPGPDFGSKHGVVVDLDERLPGRGLWIMARHDVLAEAASGRHFSRVLGAPVEISPDLAEQVESGLVSRVGSLIGMARRAGRAVAGFEKVKGALKSGDVRILLAASDGADDGRAKLRALAGDTPIAGALDASELGKIFGRDGTVHGAITDVRLAKRIRRESARLAGLRPGLETELQTELRPELHNESKNPGILDVPEALVKDRVDKA, from the coding sequence GTGCGTGGAACAAAAAATAAGACGCCCCAAAATACGGCCGGAAAAGCCAGTCATAAGGGGAAATCAGAGGAATCACTGCGGCGATGCCTGGTGAGCGGGGAAACTGCGTCTCGTGATGCGATGATCAGGTTTGTCCCCGGTCCTGATTTTGGTTCCAAACACGGTGTTGTCGTGGATCTTGATGAACGTCTTCCTGGTCGTGGGTTGTGGATCATGGCGCGTCATGATGTTTTGGCTGAAGCGGCATCAGGTCGGCATTTCTCCCGTGTTCTTGGTGCGCCTGTAGAAATTTCCCCTGATCTTGCGGAGCAAGTTGAATCCGGACTTGTTTCACGGGTTGGAAGTTTGATTGGCATGGCGCGCCGTGCGGGTCGGGCCGTGGCTGGATTTGAAAAAGTTAAAGGTGCGCTGAAATCGGGCGATGTACGCATTTTGCTTGCAGCCTCAGACGGTGCCGACGATGGGCGCGCAAAATTGCGTGCATTGGCAGGGGATACGCCTATTGCGGGGGCCCTTGACGCGAGTGAGTTGGGGAAAATTTTTGGACGCGATGGCACTGTTCATGGTGCCATTACCGATGTGCGCCTTGCGAAGCGTATTCGTCGTGAAAGTGCGCGTCTTGCTGGATTGCGACCTGGTCTGGAGACGGAATTACAGACTGAATTACGGCCTGAATTACACAACGAATCAAAAAATCCCGGTATTCTGGACGTGCCAGAAGCGTTGGTTAAGGATAGAGTGGACAAGGCATGA